The nucleotide sequence TCACCAACCTGCACAGCCACGAGCCGGTCATGCTGGTCAGCAACGTGGTGGGCCTGGCCAAGACGGCGAAAGTTTTCAACGTCCCCACCATTCTGACGACGGTGGTGGAAGAGCGTGGGGGCCTGCTGCTCAAAGGCATTCGGGATGTTTTCCCTGGGCAAGAGATAATCAACCGCACGACGATCAACACTTGGGAAGATGCGCGCGTGGTAAACCTGGTGGAGCAGTCAGGCCGCAAGAAGCTGATTATGGCGGGCTGGTGGACCGAAATCTGTTTAGCCATGCCCACCATTCAAGCCTTGGGCGAGGGCTACGAGGTATTTATCGTGACCGATGCCTCGGGCGGCGTATCCACCGAATCGCACGAGCGGGCCGTGCAGCGCATGGTGCAAGCCGGGGCTGTGCCCATCACGTGGATGGCCGTGCTGTCGGAGCTGCAGCGAGATTGGGCGCGCACCGAAACCACCGAAGGGGTAAGCGAAATCTTGTTCGAGCATGGGGGCGGCAGCGGGGCGGCGCTGCAATGGGAGCGGCAACTACTCGGTGTGGGAACTGGGGCGTAACGTGGTAACGGCCCCAAATCAATTACTGCTACAGCAAGCTTACCGGACTTCACGGCCCTAACCCATTACGTGGAGCTGATAATGCATCAGCAAAGTTTCTCTTGACAAAAGTCAATGCCAAGGAGATAGAGTGCGTCAGACCTTTATCGAAAGCCGCTACGTGCCTGCCGAGCTGCTCGCAATAGCGCTGCTCAGCAGGCACGTAGCGGCTAGCACCTTCCTTATTTGGCTTTCACCACTATAGGTTCTACTCAATGGGCAATACCCTCTTCGACAAGCTCCCCGACGACGGGTCCCGTCGCTCCTTCATGAAGCAGGCTGGCGGTATCGTAGGTCTAGCCATTGCCCCCCCATTTATTGCCCAGGCGGAACGCCTGACGGCTTTCTCGAAAACGGTGGCTGGCGTCTCAACCATGCAGCTAAAGGTGAACGGCACCGTGCGCACCATTCAAGTGGAACCTCGCGTGACGCTACTCGACGCCCTGCGCGAAAACCTGCACCTGACGGGCACCAAAAAAGGTTGCGACCATGGCCAGTGCGGGGCCTGCACCGTGCACGTGAATGGCCGCCGCATCGTAAGCTGCCTGACGCTGGCGGTCATGAACCAGGGCAAGGAAATCACGACCATTGAAGGCCTCGCCAAAGCCGACCAACTACACCCACTGCAGGAAGCCTTCATCAAGCACGACGCTTTCCAGTGCGGCTACTGCACCTCGGGCCAGATTATGAGCGGCGTGGCGTGCGTGAACGAAGGCCACGCCACTACCGACAACCAAGCCCGGGAGTGGATGAGCGGCAACATCTGCCGCTGCGGCGCCTACCCCAACATTCTGGCCGCCGTGCGCGAGGTGGCCGGTCAATCCGCTAAAGGCTAACGCTATGAACAACTTCACGTTTACACCCACTAATTCCAGTAAGGAAGCCACCCGCCTGCGCCGGGAAACGCCCACGGCCACCTACGTGGCGGGCGCTACTACGCTGCTGGACATGATGAAAGTCAATCTGGCGGAGCATCCCCAATTGATTGACATCAACGCGCTGCCGCTCACCGGTATCGAGCAGACCAAAGACGGGCTGCGCATTGGCGCCTTGGAGCGCATGAGCAATGTAGGTGAGCATCCGTTGGTGGTGCAGCAGTACCCGGCTGTGTCGGAGTCGCTGCTGCTGGCGGCCTCGGCCCAGTTGCGCAACATGGCCAGCATCGGCGGCAATATCCTGCAACGCACCCGTTGCGGCTACTTTCGCGACGCGGATTTTCCGTGCAACAAGCGCGTGCCCGGCTCGGGTTGCCCCGCCCAGCACGGTGACAACCACGGCCTAGCGGTCCTTGGCACTTCCGAGGCTTGCATCGCCCAAACCTACCCCGGTGATTTGTCAGTGGCTCTGATGGCGCTTGATGCGGTGCTGACGCTAGAAAATGCCAAGGGCAAGCAGCGCCGCGTGCCCCTCACGTCGTTCTACGTGCTGCCCGGCCAGACGCCCCATCAAGAAAACATTCTGGAACCCGGCGAACTAATCGTGGCCGTTAGTATTCCGGCGGCGGTCCACGCTCAGCGCTCCACTTACCTGAAAGTGCGCGAGCGAACCAGCTATGCCTACGCCCTGGCCTCGGCGGCCGTCGGTTTAGACGTGCAGGGCGGTACCATCCGCGCGGCCCGCGTGGCGCTGGGCGGAGTGGGTACCATTCCGTGGCGCTCCCCCGAAGCCGAGAAAATTCTGACCGGCGCCCCGGCTACCGAAGCCACGTTCCGGGCTGCTGCCGCGGCGGCTTTGCGCGGAGCCCAGCCCCGGGAACACAACGGCTACAAAGTGCAACTAGCCCAGAACACGCTGGTGCGGGCCCTGCAAAAAGTTGCTACCACTTAAGCTGCTGCCTTGTTATGAACGATTCTCCTTCCTTCGAACCGTCCAAGGCCGGCGTAGTGGGCCAGCCCGTCAACCGTGTGGACGGCCTGGCCAAGGTGACGGGCCGGGCCCACTACGCCGCCGAGTACGACTTGCCCGGCCTGACCTACGCCGCCCTAAAAACCAGCACGATTGCCAAAGGCCGCATCAAAAGCATTGATACGGCGGCAGCCCTGCGCGAACCCGGCGTTCTAGCCGTATTCACTCACGAAAACCTGCCCAAGATGGCGCAGACGCCCAACACGCTGGCCGGCAAATACGCCATCTACGGCATGCACATGGGCTATATGCCAATGACGGGCAACGAGGTGTTCTACGCCGCGCAGCCGGTGGCTGTGGTCGTGGCCGACACCTTTGAGCGCGCCACTCAGGCCGCGGCCCTGGTCCAGGTCACCTACGAAGA is from Hymenobacter tibetensis and encodes:
- a CDS encoding hydrolase, which encodes MTANQYPKTGYDALLTPQNSLLLLIDHQPFQFTNLHSHEPVMLVSNVVGLAKTAKVFNVPTILTTVVEERGGLLLKGIRDVFPGQEIINRTTINTWEDARVVNLVEQSGRKKLIMAGWWTEICLAMPTIQALGEGYEVFIVTDASGGVSTESHERAVQRMVQAGAVPITWMAVLSELQRDWARTETTEGVSEILFEHGGGSGAALQWERQLLGVGTGA
- a CDS encoding (2Fe-2S)-binding protein gives rise to the protein MGNTLFDKLPDDGSRRSFMKQAGGIVGLAIAPPFIAQAERLTAFSKTVAGVSTMQLKVNGTVRTIQVEPRVTLLDALRENLHLTGTKKGCDHGQCGACTVHVNGRRIVSCLTLAVMNQGKEITTIEGLAKADQLHPLQEAFIKHDAFQCGYCTSGQIMSGVACVNEGHATTDNQAREWMSGNICRCGAYPNILAAVREVAGQSAKG
- a CDS encoding FAD binding domain-containing protein, with product MNNFTFTPTNSSKEATRLRRETPTATYVAGATTLLDMMKVNLAEHPQLIDINALPLTGIEQTKDGLRIGALERMSNVGEHPLVVQQYPAVSESLLLAASAQLRNMASIGGNILQRTRCGYFRDADFPCNKRVPGSGCPAQHGDNHGLAVLGTSEACIAQTYPGDLSVALMALDAVLTLENAKGKQRRVPLTSFYVLPGQTPHQENILEPGELIVAVSIPAAVHAQRSTYLKVRERTSYAYALASAAVGLDVQGGTIRAARVALGGVGTIPWRSPEAEKILTGAPATEATFRAAAAAALRGAQPREHNGYKVQLAQNTLVRALQKVATT